The Cryptococcus neoformans var. neoformans B-3501A chromosome 7, whole genome shotgun sequence genome window below encodes:
- a CDS encoding hypothetical protein (HMMPfam hit to SMC_C, SMC family, C-terminal domain, score: 78.6, E(): 1.5e-20; HMMPfam hit to SMC_N, RecF/RecN/SMC N terminal domain, score: 236.2, E(): 5.7e-68; HMMPfam hit to SMC_hinge, SMC proteins Flexible Hinge Domain, score: 119.2, E(): 9.3e-33) → MRVEELILDGFKSYPVRTTISGFDESFNAITGLNGSGKSNILDAICFVLGITNMQSVRANNLMDLIYKRGQAGVTKASVTIVFNNEDRSKSPVGFENTPQITVTRQIAVGNVSKYLLNGHKSTLQALQNLFQSVQLNINNPNFLIMQGKITKVLNMKPAEILGMVEEAAGTRMFEERKDKAMKTMTKKDKKVEEIESLLREEIDPKLEKLRAEKRSYLEYQKATSELERLTRLVKAYEWVAAVEKAEKATETVKKKRKDIETAKGDIMRGGKECHGMEKELEEIRKKKEKEQAKGGKIQGLTEAVNNLERELVKIKTQIEITESTLKDDAKRVEGAKKTVGELSKTLEDRRSETSKESSAFAELKDAYDAGQAELSKLEELLQSLLTGLSSNQNDEENAGGYLGQLAEAKARLAAAGTEAEQAKVKIGLAEKELKEKEPRAKKAEKDGEGLVKELAAKRAQMEKLRKQVESAGWDEQQEREMLESQAEHQSKMTELMDKRDMLKSRLASIDFTYSDPEANFDRSKVKGLVANLVDLDEENFSNSTALEICAGGKLYNVVVHDEKVGSKLLKNGNLRKRVTIIPLNKIDATKIAAEKLAAAHRVAPGKVNLALDLVGYPEDVSAAMAYVFGRTFICADKRTAEAITFNKSIAVKSVTVEGDVYDPSGTLSGGSAPSSGGVLVKVQELKQIEREIAKHRSAVEEIRSKLQSAKKVIDQWKKDKKNLELSEHEVRLLEEQIKGSNATKIIAEVEAARTSLADLKKIVNQAKEKQKQASADCKRLEKEMADFKNNKDSKLNEIKANITSKKNELGKKTLQVKTRQKAIQTAELELQQLESDLESAKAEVEEATAAQAKTKAEHSALQESFKASQSDHKAAETKLRSEEAVLVAFDNELADLERDLKAKKQDISDAELSLKKLEHDLGLVEKEKATLVDHKVNLENRFQWILDEHQFFGKVGTPYDFRSVDLQQARDQCRELESQANGMGKKINPKVMNMIDSVEKKEQALKKMMATVLKDKSMIQDTIEELDRYKRDALTKTWEKVNGDFGLIFAELLPGNFAKLQPPEGQDLTQGLEVKVRLGSVWKASLTELSGGQRSLIALSLIMSLLQFKPAPMYILDEIDAALDLQHTQHIGQLFRNRFKGSQFIVVSLKEGLFTNANVLFRARFRDGTSIVERTERRSNALHSSSSDKENAQEPVAGKGNKRTGDSRAPLAAR, encoded by the exons ATGAGGGTCGAAGAGCTCATTTTGGACG GCTTCAAGTCGTATCCCGTCAGAACAACCATATCTG GATTTGATGAATCTTTCAATGCCATTACCGGTCTTAACGGTTCGGGAAAATCCAATATCCTCGATGCGATATGTTTCGTACTTGGTATTACGAATATGCAGTCG GTTCGAGCGAACAACTTGATGGACCTTATCTATAAACG GGGCCAAGCAGGTGTTACAAAAGCATCTGTCACCATCGTTTTCAACAATGAGGACAGATCGAAATCGCCAGTTGGTTTTGAAAATACGCCTCAAATCACAGTCACCAGACAA ATCGCGGTCGGCAATGTCTCCAAATATCTCCTCAACGGGCATAAATCCACTCTCCAAGCTCTCCAAAACCTCTTCCAATCCGTTCAGCTCAACATCAATAACCCCAATTTCCTCATCATGCAAGGTAAAATCACCAAAGTGCTCAACATGAAGCCAGCAGAGATTTTGGGTATGGTAGAGGAAGCAGCGGGAACAAGGATgttcgaggagaggaaggacaaGGCCATGAAAACGATGACtaaaaaagacaagaaggttgaggaaatTGAAAGC CTGCTCCGAGAAGAAATAGATCCCAAACTTGAGAAGCTTCGAGCTGAGAAACGATCGTATCTAGAATATCAAAAAGCCACCTCTGAGCTTGAACGTCTCACTCGTCTCGTGAAGGCGTACGAATGGGTCGCTGCTGTTGAAAAGGCTGAAAAGGCCACAGAGACTGTtaagaaaaagaggaaggacaTCGAGACTGCTAAAGGCGACATAatgagaggaggaaaagagtgTCATGGAATGGAAAAGGAGTTAGAGGAAATACgtaaaaagaaagaaaag GAACAAGCcaaaggagggaagatCCAGGGTTTGACTGAAGCGGTCAACAATTTGGAACGCGAGCTGGTCAAGATCAAAACTCAGATCGAGATCACCGAAAGCACTCTGAAAGATGATGCCAAGAGAGTCGAAGGTGCCAAAAAAACTGTCGGAGAG CTTTCCAAAACGCTCGAAGATAGGCGATCTGAGACTTCCAAAGAGAGCTCCGCCTTTGCCGAATTGAAAGATGCATACGACGCCGGCCAAGCGGAGCTTTCTAAACTCGAAGAACTTCTTCAGTCACTTTTGACGGGTCTCTCGTCTAATCAAAACGATGAAGAGAACGCGGGCGGCTACCTCGGTCAATTGGCAGAAGCTAAAGCCCGCCTGGCAGCGGCTGGGACAGAAGCCGAGCAGGCCAAAGTCAAGATTGGTCTagcggagaaggagttgaaagagaaggaacCGAGAGCTAAAAaggctgagaaggatggagaggggCTGGTCAAGGAGCTTGCGGCTAAGAGAGCACAAATGGAGAAGCTGAGAAAGCAGGTCGAGAGTGCTGGATGGGATGAACAGCAGGAACGCGAGATGTTGGAATCTCAAGCCGAGCATCAATCAAAGATGACCGAACTCATGGAC AAACGCGACATGCTTAAATCTCGTCTTGCATCAATTGACTTCACTTACTCTGATCCTGAAGCCAATTTTGACCGTTCCAAAGTTAAGGGTCTTGTCGCCAACTTGGTCGACCTTGACGAAGAAAACTTCAGCAACTCTACGGCCTTGGAGATCTGCGCGGGAGGAAAGCTTTATAACGTGGTCGTACACGACGAAAAAGTCGGCTCCAAGCTGCTTAAAAATGGTAACCTTCGGAAGAGGGTGACGATCATCCCTTTGAACAAAATTGATGCTACCAAGATTGCAGCTGAG AAACTTGCCGCTGCTCATCGCGTCGCTCCCGGCAAAGTCAATCTTGCTCTTGACCTCGTTGGCTACCCAGAGGACGTCTCTGCCGCAATGGCCTACGTCTTCGGTCGCACGTTTATCTGTGCTGACAAGCGTACAGCCGAAGCTATCACTTTCAACAAATCAATCGCGGTAAAGTCTGTCACTGTTGAAGGTGATGTATATGATCCTTCAGGTACACTTTCTGGAGGGTCAGCACCGAGCAGCGGAGGTGTATTGGTGAAGGTGCAGGAGTTGAAACAAATTGAGAGGGAGATTGCAAAGCACAGATCTGCAGTAGAAGAGATCAGAAGCAAGTTGCAAAGCGCTAAAAAAGTTATTGAccaatggaagaaggacaaaaaGAATCTGGAGCTAAGTGAGCACGAAGTGAGGTTGCTGGAGGAGCAGATAAAGGGCAGTAATGCTACCAAG ATTATTGCTGAGGTGGAAGCGGCCAGAACATCCCTTGCCGACCTTAAGAAGATCGTCAACCAAGCTAAGGAAAAGCAGAAGCAAGCTTCAGCGGATTGCAAGCGTctcgagaaggagatggccGATTTCAAGAACAACAAAGATTCCAAGTTGAATGAGATCAAG GCGAATATCACTAGTAAAAAGAACGAGcttggaaagaagacatTGCAGGTCAAGACGCGCCAGAAGGCGATCCAAACCGCGGAGCTTGAGCTTC AGCAACTGGAAAGTGATCTCGAAAGTGCTAAGGCTGAGGTCGAGGAAGCCACTGCTGCTCAAGCGAAGACAAAGGCTGAACACAGTGCACTGCAAGAAAGTTTTAAAGCATCACAG AGTGATCATAAGGCTGCCGAAACGAAGCTCAGGAGCGAAGAAGCTGTCCTTGTCGCTTTTGACAACGAGCTTGCCGACTTGGAACGTGACCTCAAAGCAAAGAAACAGGATATATCGGATGCCGAGCTCTCCCTCAAGAAGCTTGAGCATGATCTAGGGCttgtggaaaaggagaaagcaACTTTAGTGGATCATAAGGTGAATTTGGAAAATCGGTTCCAGTGGATCTTGGACGAGCATCA GTTCTTTGGTAAAGTCGGTACTCCGTATGATTTCCGAAGTGTAGATCTCCAACAAGCGAGGGATCAGTGTCGAGAGCTTGAGTCTCAGGCTAATGGAATGGGTAAGAAAATCAACCCTAAGGTTATGAACATGATCGATAG tgtcgagaagaaggagcaagctctgaagaagatgatggctACTGTTCTCAAGGATAAGTCCATGATTCAAGACACAATAGAGGAGCTCGACCGGTACAAACGCGACGCGCTAACAAAGACTTGGGAAAAGGTTAATGG TGACTTTGGTCTGATCTTCGCCGAACTTCTTCCGGGCAACTTTGCCAAACTCCAACCTCCTGAGGGACAAGACTTAACCCAAGGCCTTGAGGTCAAGGTCCGGTTGGGTAGCGTGTGGAAGGCGAGCTTGACTGAACTGAGTGGTGGTCAAAG ATCACTTATCGCGctctctctcatcatgtcccttcttcaattcaAACCCGCCCCGATGTACATTCTTGACGAAATTGACGCCGCACTTGACTTGCAACACACTCAGCACATTGGTCAACTCTTCCGCAACAGATTCAAAGGCAGCCAGTTTATTGTCGTTTCTCTCAAAGAAGGACTATTCACGAACGCAAATGTCTTGTTCCGAGCGAGGTTTCGGGACGGTACAAGTATTGTCGAG AGAACCGAAAGACGGTCAAATGCTTTGCATAGCTCGTCGTCGGACAAGGAGAATGCACAGGAGCCAGTGGCAGGTAAGGGTAACAAACGAACAGGGGATAGCCGTGCACCATTAGCTGCTCGATAA
- a CDS encoding hypothetical protein (HMMPfam hit to zf-UBP, Zn-finger in ubiquitin-hydrolases and other protein, score: 119.5, E(): 7.6e-33) has translation MPIQLTNLYSIIIAIHSPASETKQQEQQRSQGADWRLGDITVDWVDFIREKSVEKRDMTRNQHSSLQESKNRLSPQGRYVPGSSTAVSNTKPKRSRSETPTQRKTSKDDPDSSSLQPLLAHFPSPAPLSSSYAQGISSLGTGVVHLFRHSPPPSLIADIDNHPFGSSSRSAGEASSKEGWSGENAEGEDGSLIAILAVPAWMRPADFLEFIGGWGTCLEGVRMIREATTPNRSIVLLKFRDPLQAQDFTVIFTGRAFSTLDSRETCHPIRIHHLVLHKLDQDQTISQKNAVAIPAFPPSVYASRAKQLPELLSGVPTEKRYELPSCPVCLERLDSTVTGLVTLPCAHTFDCDCLRKWGDSRCPVCRLSHLLLSSSSSSATPSHSLHGPEITRLTKCSMCSSTENNWICVVCGTVGCGRYEPGKGHARRHWEESGHVLAMELETQRVWDYKGDNYVHRLIQTKNDGKLVELPSASSLVTSSVPRVMPLGNSQPTSSAPARSSSMDIGSTSEHQAQAQAQGHAGPSSNDIDKISTIESITLEYSYLLSSQLESMRQHYEKSQSTLETRLEELERRGKETEQKLKGLEKAEKEREKAERKMERALELSKGLQSALGAERAMSQGLSERVKVLERERDEAIKRRKDKEVECQTLEETVRDLMFSLEAGMKIKEMGGDSGEGGDLMVVPGKEPNKGKKTRK, from the exons ATGCCTATTCAATTGACCAACCTCTActctatcatcatcgctatCCATTCTCCAGCTTCTGAAACTAAACAGCAAGAACAGCAACGGTCACAAGGTGCAGATTGGCGACTCGGCGACATCACCGTAGATTGGGTAGACTTtataagagaaaagagtgTCGAGAAACGAGATATGACAAGGAACCAACATTCCTCTTTACAAGAATCAAAGAACAGATTAAGTCCTCAGGGTAGATATGTTCCTGGGTCTTCAACGGCGGTATCCAACACCAAACCAAAGAGGTCTCGTTCTGAAACTCCTACCCAACGTAAAACATCAAAGGATGATCCCGACTCTTCGTCTCTCCAACCTCTCCTTGCACACTTCCCATCACCTGCTCCTCTGTCATCCTCTTATGCGCAAGGAATCTCCTCCTTAGGCACTGGTGTCGTTCATCTGTTCCGGCACTCTCCGCCACCGTCGCTCATAGCCGATATTGATAATCATCCGTttggctcttcttcaagatcGGCAGGCGAAGCAAGCAGTAAGGAAGGATGGAGTGGAGAGAACgcagagggagaagatggcagTCTGATTGCGATACTGGCGGTGCCTGCTTGGATGAGGCCGGCGGATTTCCTAGAGTTTATCGGGGGTTGGGGGACGTGTCTGGAAGGTGTGAGGATGATACG TGAAGCTACGACTCCTAACAGATCAATTGTTTTGCTGAAATTCCGAGATCCACTTCAAGCACAGGACTTTACCGTCATATTTACGGGCCGAGCATTCTCCACGCTCGATTCCAGGGAAACTTGCCACCCCATCCGAATCCACCATCTCGTCCTCCACAAGCTAGATCAGGATCAGACCATATCTCAAAAAAACGCAGTAGCCATACCAGCCTTTCCACCTTCTGTATATGCCTCTCGCGCAAAACAATTACCGGAATTGCTGAGCGGCGTACCCACCGAGAAACGATACGAGCTTCCCTCATGTCCTGTCTGCCTCGAACGGCTAGACTCCACAGTCACCGGTCTGGTTACACTTCCTTGTGCACACACATTTGACTGCGACTGCTTACGCAAATGGGGTGATTCTCGATGTCCGGTCTGCCGTTTATCTCATCTCTTactctcatcctcctcttcatctgccACCCCGTCCCATTCGTTACATGGGCCGGAAATCACTCGTCTTACAAAATGCAGTATGTGTTCTTCGACCGAAAATAATTGGATATGTGTTGTATGCGGTACAGTAGGGTGTGGAAGGTATGAGCCAGGAAAGGGGCATGCTAGAAGGCATTGGGAGGAGAGCGGTCATGTGTTGGCCATGGAATTGGAAACTCAAAGAGTTTGGGATTACAAGGGAGACAA CTATGTGCACAGGCTGATACAAACCAAAAATGATGGTAAACTCGTTGAACTACCATCAGCTTCATCACTCGTCACCTCTTCTGTTCCTAGAGTCATGCCTCTCGGCAACTCCCAGCCTACATCATCGGCGCCTGCTCGTTCCAGCTCCATGGATATCGGCAGCACCAGCGAGCACCAAGCGCAAGCGCAAGCCCAAGGGCATGCCGGCCCGTCTTCAAACGATATCGACAAAATCTCGACCATCGAGTCCATCACTCTCGAGTATTCTTACCTCTTATCCTCACAGCTCGAGTCCATGCGCCAGCATTATGAAAAATCACAGTCAACGCTGGAAACTCGattggaagagttggaaagGAGGGGGAAAGAGACGGAGCAGAAGTTAAAGGGGCTCGAAAaagcggagaaggagagggaaaaggcagagaggaagatggagagggcgTTGGAGCTGAGTAAAGGCTTGCAGTCTGCTCTGGGAGCAGAAAGGGCGATGTCGCAAGGCTTGTCGGAGAGAGTGAAGGTgctggagagggaaagagacgAAGCAAtcaaaaggaggaaggataaGGAGGTGGAATGCCAAACATTGGAAGAGACTGTAAGGGATTTAATGTTCAGCCTTGAAGCTGGAATGAAAATCAAGGAGATGGGTGGAGATAGCGGGGAAGGGGGGGACCTCATGGTAGTCCCCGGTAAAGAGCCAAATAAGGGGAaaaagaccagaaagtgA
- a CDS encoding hypothetical protein (HMMPfam hit to Mito_carr, Mitochondrial carrier protein, score: 225.0, E(): 1.4e-64) yields MTSNISAQPSLFGDPSIDHALAGLGAGTVATLVMHPLDLVKVRFQLADSKPHPNSHLPLHKTKPRLGTGVYMALKDAVMIDGWKGLYRGLVPNLVGGASSWGLYFLFSYNMIKKQMQGGDPSYRTSSGQHLLAAAEASAITAMLTNPIWVVKTRVFGTAKNDAVAYRGLWDGLRSISRTEGIRGLYKGSLLALIGVSNGSIQFATYEEIKRRRTEVKRRKYLREGKEWRVEDEKLSNIEYILASGSSKLVAIALTYPYQVIRARIQNFTPTPAISKLTIPSVVSSVWRNEGALAMYKGLGTNALRILPGTCTTFVVYENLVWAFRTLAMKGKGKDEGPLA; encoded by the exons ATGACTTCAAACATCTCAGCACAGCCAAGTCTCTTTGGCGACCCATCCATCGACCATGCACTAGCAGGCCTCGGCGCAGGCACTGTTGCAACCCTCGTCATGCACCCTCTCGACCTCGTCAAAGTTCGCTTTCAACTAGCGGACAGCAAACCCCATCCCAactcccatctccctcttcacAAGACAAAACCCAGGCTAGGTACTGGCGTTTATATGGCATTGAAGGATGCGGTCATGATTGATGGCTGGAAAGGATTATACAGAGGTTTGGTGCCCAATTTGGTCGGAGGGGCTAGTAGTTGGGGATTGTACTTTCTCTT CAGTTATAACATGATAAAAAAGCAGATGCAGGGAGGAGATCCAAGCTATAGAACATCAAGTGGCCAACATCTCTTAGCAGCCGCAGAAGCTA GCGCTATCACAGCAATGCTCACCAACCCTATTTGGGTCGTCAAAACCCGCGTTTTTGGGACTGCCAAAAACGACGCGGTCGCTTACCGCGGTTTATGGGACGGCCTCCGTTCTATATCCCGCACGGAAGGTATTCGTGGTCTATACAAAGGCTCATTGTTGGCCCTCATCGGTGTGTCGAATGGGTCCATCCAGTTTGCCACGTATGAGGAGATCAAAAGGCGGCGGACAGAGGTGAAGAGACGGAAATATCTgcgagaagggaaagaatggagggtggaagatgaaaaacTA TCAAATATAGAATACATTTTAGCATCAGGATCTTCAAAACTTGTAGCAATAGCATTGACATACCCTTATCAAGTCATCCGAGCTAGAATACAA AATTTCACTCCTACACCAGCCATCTCCAAATTAACGATCCCCTCAGTCGTCTCGTCAGTGTGGCGCAATGAAGGCGCACTCGCAATGTATAAAGGGTTGGGTACGAATGCTCTCAGGATCTTACCGGGGACGTGTACGACTTTCGTGGTTTATGAGAATTTGGTATGGGCGTTCAGGACGCTGGCtatgaaagggaaggggaaggatgagggACCTTTGGCGTAA
- a CDS encoding hypothetical protein (HMMPfam hit to PCI, PCI domain, score: 57.6, E(): 3.2e-14) has product MDITAALHEASSQQNQKLRSQAYLSLLQSLLQPPLTSASPLIAFGTHFTTSNTVIIIVGRRILGAYLVALLAGTTVVQKGTAKVPLDEEGQADEAEWAALGKAAFGGEKGEEVRRDVVEGVLAAGSSGWCDEQITVLRHLHSHLLMLEEDWEGAARALMPMQLEGGSRVVSDDEKLNVYMQIVRLFLECGEWGQAQTYFTRASLLPRPTDKETRLSMRLSQAKLYDFANEFAKASVTYHEVSHDPSIDPSDRLIILSAAVTTSILAPSGPHRSRILATLNRDDRVHTELPAGLGTMLKKMLLEYIVKPEEMKEFEGALAPHQRAVVEGGGTVLERAVREHNVGACAKVYDNISFSALGAILNLSPSSAETIAQRMIEQSRLRAWIDQPSQLIFFESRPQLDTDADAQGTAGGLGVEKEEKEVEKVGWGVRWDERIRGTSLRVEGIAEAILAKGLIDA; this is encoded by the exons ATGGACATTACAGCAGCCCTCCACGAAgcctcttctcaacaaAACCAAAAATTGCGCTCTCAAGCAtacctctctctcctccaatCCCTCCTGCAACCACCACTCACATCCGCATCCCCGCTTATCGCTTTCGGCACGCATTTTACGACGTCTAACaccgtcatcatcatcgtcggtCGTCGTATCCTCGGCGCATACCTTGTCGCCCTTCTCGCAGGGACAACAGTGGTGCAAAAGGGGACTGCCAAGGTCCCcctggatgaagaggggcAAGCTGACGAAGCAGAGTGGGCAGCGCTTGGGAAAGCGGCATTTGGTGGGGAGAAGGGCGAAGAGGTGAGGAGGGATGTTGTTGAAGGCGTGCTGGCTGCTGGCTCTAGTGGGTGGTGCGATGAGCAG ATAACTGTCCTGCGACATCTACACTCGCACCTCCTCatgcttgaagaagactggGAAGGTGCTGCTCGAGCACTGATGCCGATGCAACTAGAGGGTGGTTCAAGAGTTGTATCCGACGATGAGAAGCTCAATGTGTACATGCAAATCgtccgcctcttcctcgaa TGCGGCGAATGGGGCCAAGCCCAAACATACTTTACCCGCGCTTCCCTCTTACCCCGCCCAACAGACAAGGAGACCCGCCTATCCATGCGTCTCTCTCAAGCTAAACTATACGATTTCGCCAACGAATTCGCCAAAGCGTCTGTCACTTACCACGAAGTCTCGCACGACCCTTCCATCGATCCTTCCGACCGACTCATTATCCTCTCCGCCGCTGTCACCACCTCTATCCTCGCCCCTTCTGGCCCCCACCGCTCTCGGATCCTCGCTACGCTCAACCGTGATGACCGGGTACACACCGAGCTGCCCGCCGGGTTGGGCACaatgttgaagaagatgcttCTGGAGTATATCGTGAAAccggaggagatgaaagagTTTGAGGGGGCATTAGCACCACATCAGCGAGCGGTCGTAGAAGGCGGTGGGACAGTCTTGGAAAGAGCTGTACGGGAACACAACGTTGGTGCATGTGCCAAAGTATACGacaacatctccttctccgcccTCGGTGCGatcctcaacctctctCCGTCTTCAGCCGAGACGATCGCTCAGCGTATGATTGAGCAATCCCGTCTTCGCGCATGGATTGACCAGCCTTCCCAACTCATCTTTTTTGAATCCCGTCCGCAGCTTGATACCGACGCAGACGCCCAGGGCACGGCGGGCGGGTTAggggtggaaaaggaggagaaggaggtggagaaggtagGATGGGGTGTAAGGTGGGATGAAAGGATTAGAGGCACGAGTTTGAGAGTGGAAGGGATTGCAGAGGCGATCTTGGCAAAAGGTTTGATCGATGCGTAA